The DNA sequence GCACCATAGTGTACAGGAAGCGGTCGGCCACGATGTCGAAGCGGGTCACCCGCCCGCGCCGCGACCAGCCCGCGTGGGTCACGGCGCAGACCGTCCCCCCGTCGTCGCCCCCCTGCTTGGAAAACGAAACGAAGTCGTGCCTGCCCAGAAGAGGCCTCGACGCACTGCGGAGCGCCTCGAGGTCCGCCCGGATCGGGCGAGTCCACGCGTAACGGCGTTTCAGCGCCGAGGGCTGCGGTACGATCAGGTAGCGGTACGCGCGCCGCATCGCGCGGTATCGGGCGTGAAACCTGGGCTCCGCCTCGGCCGCCTCGACGATGCGGATGTCGGGTGGCAGATGCGCGTTCAGGGCCGCGCGCAGCCGCTCGGGCGTGAGCCTCGTGTTCAGCGTCGCGCTCGCCACTTGCCCCGCGGCATGACAGCCCGAGTCGGTCCTGCCCGCTCCGGCGATCCGAACCCTCGCGCCGGTGACGCGCCAGATCGCCTGCTCGATCTCCCCCTGCACGGTGCGGTCCCTCGGTTGCACCTGCCATCCGCGGAACTCGGTGCCGTCGAACTCGATTCCGAGCCGCAGCGTCAGCGTGCGAGCTTCAGAGGCCACGGAGAAACCATGCGGCGGCGCCCGCGCTCCCCAAGATGGCGGCCCACTCCCTGAGACCCCATGCCAGGTCGAGCCCCGTGCGCCGGGCGCGCCCGGCCACGTACCCCCTCGTGATGAGGGCGTCGGCGAACGCGTCGCTGACGCGAAGCATCGTCCCGAGAAAGGGAAAGAACCAGGCGAGGAGGTAGCGAGCCCTCCCACGGAGACCGCGACCCACGCGGATGCCGCGGGCGCGGAGCGCCGTCACGTGCTGCTCGGCTTCACGCAGGGCGAGCGGAAGGAGCGCCGCCGTGAGC is a window from the Candidatus Eisenbacteria bacterium genome containing:
- the truA gene encoding tRNA pseudouridine(38-40) synthase TruA, producing the protein MGGLATSSPGSFPFSGRCFASATRSPTPSSRGGTWPGAPGARGSTWHGVSGSGPPSWGARAPPHGFSVASEARTLTLRLGIEFDGTEFRGWQVQPRDRTVQGEIEQAIWRVTGARVRIAGAGRTDSGCHAAGQVASATLNTRLTPERLRAALNAHLPPDIRIVEAAEAEPRFHARYRAMRRAYRYLIVPQPSALKRRYAWTRPIRADLEALRSASRPLLGRHDFVSFSKQGGDDGGTVCAVTHAGWSRRGRVTRFDIVADRFLYTMVRRIVSTTIRAAEESGGAKAIREVLEARDRRAAAPPAPAHGLYLMRVRYPGLGWLPKERLDVVA